A region of the Sardina pilchardus chromosome 3, fSarPil1.1, whole genome shotgun sequence genome:
TGGAAGTAGACCCTTAAAATGGCATTAGACTGGCCCTGACCTGGTCCCCAGGCTGTGTTGTGGGTTTGTTaatggggtgtgtggtgtgctgtgctgtttgtcAGGCTCAACCTAAGAGAGCTGGGGCCCTGGGCTGCCCACATGCGCTGGGTGGTGTGGATCATGGCGTGCCTCGGCTCCGCCTACGTCTTCTTCTTTCACGAGAGGTTAGAAACCCCCGTCAAGCCGTCACCTTCTCATCATCATATTCTTGAGTCTTAAGAGATGTTCACCGTGTACAATGCAGCGTACGGCACTCAATCCCTTTCTACACAAAGAGCTCTTTGTTGCAAAATGGGTCCTGTGGGATCGAACAGATTCATTTACAGCTTCCTTTTAAGTTATACAATGAATCCCCCATCAAAGGGCTCAAACTAAAACCTTTTAAGGACTCTCAAGAAAGAACAAAGAAGCTTAATGCATTTATTTTGTGAATAATTACATTAATTGTGGTGAAAACACAACATTTCCAACAAAGATAATCCAggcaacagcacacacagtatAAAACTCATTCTGATATTTTTTCCTGTTATGTATTTTTTAGGTATAAGATTTTAGAGCTTCTCTGCTACGTCACCATGGGTGTCGTCCCTGCCTTGGTGTTGTTATCCATGGTAAGTGAAACTACCTGTACTgatatttacattttcttttcagTTTAACATCTTAATAGTAAACATCCCCATCATTCCTgccaaaataaatacaaaatatattgcTTAATTATCTACGTTAATGACAGAGTACAGCAGTTGCATAAAAGCTAATTCTAGAATCAAGTGATTCTAGATGTGAAGCTGCTCTGTCACACTGAACATCCATGGTGCACTTCAGAATCAGGGGAAACACTGCGCAGTGATGTTCTGAATGTCCACAACAAACAAGGTGAGGTCACCACTCATGTGTCCCACCCGTCCCCTGCAGGCTAACCGAGACGGCGTGATGGAACTTTCCGTGGGTGGTGTCTTCTACTGCCTTGGTGTCGTCTTCTTCAAGAGCGACGGCCTCATTCCTTTCGCCCATGCCATCTGGCACGTCTTCGTGGCTATTGGAGCGGCCATCCACTACTACGCCATCTACGCCTATCTGTACTCGACGGAGAGCGGCTACATGAAGACGTCCAGGTGACGGTCTCTCAATCTGACAGAGaaccccccgccacccccacccGAGAGAGATAGGGGTGCAGGGACACACTGACAGGCCACCCAGAGGCGGACAGCAGTGTGTGACAGCTGGGTTTTCTGACACACACGCCGCAAACGCTGCCTTGATGGATCTACTGGCAGCACAGTAGGTTCCTGACATCTGATCACAAGTAGCCTTATGAACCTCCAAATGATAGATGACTGGAGAGGGATAAAATACTGTGGACCACTGATTATGACTGAAATTGTTCTTCTGTcctcggaaaaaaaaaatcagtttgcTGGTAGAACTTGAGAAAATCACTGAACTTGCAGACACAATCCAATACACAGTTAAATGACTGTACTGTCGCTGCATTTTGAAGAGATTCCATTTTgaatgtgttctgtgttagaTGTTAAATTATTAAGAGCCATATCAGAGATCTTTCGAAGAGATTATACTGCCTTTTTTTCTTGTAGGAAGCGATCCTCCATGCAAGTGTATGAATCAAATTTGTACTCCACTCGTGCCACCAAGGAATCATTGTGTGACATGCCGTGTCATTCTGAGGTCATACGAAACTGGTGGTCAAGTGTATTCCATCAGACTGCCCTCTTACCTTCAATAGAGAGTGTCTACTGCAGATCATCAGTTACAATTCAGATACATTGTGTAAACCGTCACTAAATATATATGCTGTACATGTGTGGGTGCATTACAGAATGGATTTGTTAAACTTCCATGACTGTATTATCTCTAATCCAGGTTAGGTGAAGACTCGCTGTTCCGATCCTGCTTTAGAGCACGTTAGCCATTACTGCAGTGTTTGTTTGCAATCGTCAGTAGTGGTGACTATGTGTTATTGAAGCACTCAGCTGCTCGTAAGTGCCATATGTGACAACTCACTCCTTTGATGACAATGATGGATCATATCCTGCACAAGTTTGTCATGTGTTTTTGACATACAGAGTAATATTGTGAATCTCCTGTTAGACGACTGACAAATATCTTTATTTTAGTTTTGCAAGGCATataatgcctttttttttagtCAGCCTCTGAAAAACAAAACTGACCGACAATCAACACTATTTAGTCATTTTTATTGTTGTATGTGCGCAACATACCGCCAAGTGATACTCAGGAAACATGTGACACATTTTATCATGAAAATGTGAGTAAGTCACAGAACTTGCTCATATCAGAATGCATTCTGTGAGCATTAAAATAGTACAAGGCACATTGAGTTGTAAACAAAGGGCAGATGACTCTGCTAAATTATCATTTAATCTGATGGTTAAATCAGGAGAAAAATGTGTTCCCTCGTGATCTTATATCATGTTCATGGTGCTTGAACTTTTTCCAACATTCCAATCCAAGATGGTGTAGAACAGCTTTGTGGTCCTTTTCCATGTATCAAAGTCAagtatgcacatacatgcactatTAGTGCTACGACTGTTAGAACAGCTGAGGCCACTGATAAGGAGAGGAGATTAATgagatgtgtactgtatgtgtcctttGCAATTCAATGGCTGGacaatgttttgtgtgttgacACCTGCAATGTATGTAATTTCAAGACAACCTGGAAATTAAAATGATTTTTAAGTGCATCGAGATTTTCTGTCATTGTAGACATCAAAAGAAAAAGGGAGGATAAAGTGCATTAATGTATGCAattgtggtgcgtgtgtgtgtgtgtgtgggtgtacgtgtgtgtacagaaAGCCACTCCAGACACTGCCGTGAGCCTTCCGAATCAGTCTCACTGTCTCAGTCCTCTGTCCCGCTGAGCTCCACTGAttgagtgattgattgattcattgattGACAGCTGTCAACTCTGACGCACACAGAGGCAGCTGGCCGCCTCAGTCGGTCAGTCAGTTAGTTATTCAGTCTCCCACTCAGCCCGGCAGGAAGTTGGACTGTTTGTGCAGCAGTTCGGTGATGGTCCTCATGGCGCGGGGCAGGGACGTGTTGGTGTCCCGGTGCCAGCGGGCGCTCTCGCCCAGCGCGGGCGGCGCCAGCACGAACTGGGCCACGCTGGGCAGCTTCAGCAGGTTGGTGAGCTCGTGGGCACGCGTGATGATCTCCTCCGCGTCCTCCTCGCTGTAGCACGCCAGCACGGGCTTACTGCGGGCGAACGTGCACAGCTTGGACAGGCTCAGAGACAACCTAGGGGAGGACAGGACGCACAAGGTGATTGgtcagtgagggggggggggggggcagaggtatAGACACATGAACGGGACATGTGACCTCTAGGTGTGGTGAACCTGATCGGATGGGACTGACGAGATATACTATTACATGTTGACAGTAACCAAGTGCCACACATCCATTTTCAGGCCTTCTTACAACAAAGTGTAGGGTTTTAACTGTAGAGCTGAAATATTATCCCACCCACCGCAGAGTTGCTAAGCAATGACAGGTTGTAACAGAACTGAgaaacaggagaaagagaggccgGAGAGATGACAGGCAGCGCAGTAAGACGAAGTGAGGAGCTTGCCGGAAGGTTCCAGAATACAGGCGAGTGTTCATATGTACAGTGTTAAGACTGTGGTCTCTAGCCTAAAGCTCGAACTCGCAAATGTGCAGCACCTAAAAGTTAAAGCTGACTGTTATTTAGCAGgtgctttcatccaaagtgaccaACTGTTAGTCGGTCACATGACCACTGCTCCCCCATGGGTGCTAACATCTCTCGCTAGCACGTGTCTTAAAGTGTCCAGGGGGAGGTTTACATACTTACCACATAGCCACTGCATCCACTGGCTGActagacatcttttttttttttcagttgatcCAAAAGAGGAAATGTGTTGCCTCCACGAGAAGAGGCACAGCAACCATGCCTTTTTCTTCAGAGCCATTTTGCCAGTTTTTTGTGCCCAATCTGTGCACTTCTAGTAATTACCTGAACTTTTCAGAAAGTCTTCAgccataaaaaaacacaaatcccCACCTCCAGAACCACCATAATGCTACacgatgtatgtatgtatgtacagtatgtatgtatgtatatgtaagtATGTTTTGTTTACCCTTTGTTTAACTAGGGTGAATCAGCTTGAGCCATCTCTTTTCCAACTGAGCCCTGGCCAAGAATAAATGGAGAAGCCCTAGCCATTGCATAAAACTGCACCGGCCCACAGCGCCATGTCTGGACAGGAGAAGACTCACTGCTATGGAAGCAACAGgataagggaggagaggaacagtagcctagaaatctagacgcccctagcggcagcaaatgtaatttggctggcggggcagtctagtcACGACCCATTGGACTTAGGAAACGGAGAAAACGGACGGctcaatcacagcgtgtatagagtcagtgggcgggcttaacataatggtgactgacatacgaccagaagttgcgatggTAACgtatcctgctatttgaaaacaagaagatgattcgtttagcgttatcctatcgCGTGGAgggggaaggttacgcatcctgctacttgaaaacaagaccATGATTCGTCTAGCGTTATCCTATagcggagagggaatttgaaagacaactgtttatcccacctccctccgattgagccctgcttaCGGTGAGTTCCCCGACCCTCACCATCTTGATGTGGGACTGGCAGGTCAGGCTAGAGGAACAGGACATGGGTCCTCCACACGTACCTGGGGATGAGGTCCTGGCTGCGTGAGGCCAGCCTGGCCAGTGTGGTCATGAGGGTGGTGAGGACGTGCGGCGGGTAGGAGGGCGGGCTGGCCGACTGGCGCACCTGGGAGATCTCGAAGAGCACCGCCTCCAAGCTCTCGAAGAACGAGGTGATGAGCTCCACGGAGCAGCGTGGGTCGTGTGCCACTGACAGGTATTCACCGATGAGCCACACCTGGatagccacacagacacacacaggcacacacacacacagacatacatacacacacacagatacacatacacagacacagaccagcTTGAAGGGTTTCTCAAATATGCCCCAGGGTTTCTATCCATAACTGAATTTGAGGATACATTTGAGAAATCCTGCCTCATCAACAATCCATCCACATCGGTCCTGAGCATCCGACCACTAGAGGCAGCAGAGGGGCTTTGATGAGGAGCTTTGTCCTCCCCCTGAACTCACCACATTGGTATAGAGCTCCTCCCTGCTGTAGATGTTGGCCGTGCTTCCAGCAAAGTCCAGCAGCTCCCGGGACTGGTCAACAATGAGAGAAGGGTGGAGCTTGCACAAGGCACGAATATGAGTGCTGAAGACCCtttggcaagagagagagagacagacagacagacagacagacagacagacagacagattagtGTGCTGACACTTACCACATCCCACTGAGAAGATTGCATGACAATAGCAGTGCCAATATATTCAAGTCCAGCATTCCCAGACACCTAAGATGTACGTCAATCATTTTGGGAAAACAAACTTTGAGAAGAATTCAGTGACTCACTTCCATGACAATCAAGCAATGTTAATTTTTTTTGAGAATCCCCTTGAGGAAAAATTTTAACATTTGGACAAAACAACCCCTAGCCACTGGCAGTGATTAGACATGAACTCACTGAATTGGAATAATATGAGCTAATCATAATTTTAAGAAAGACCAAAGGGTTTGTGTGAGCATTGAAACCCGCTCTTATTTGGGGTTAAGGCATGAGTGTTTTCCTAAGCATTAagtataattatatttattgaaTAAGATACAATATGGCACTCATGGCTAGAACACAATACCTGTTCTCTCACCAGACACTTACCTGAATAGCTCAATTTTAAATTGCTTGATGTTGTAGAGCAGGCTGCTTCTTTCCAGCAGGACCTGGGTAAGCTGGTTTGTCAGCTTCTGATCAGCAAACTAAAGGGAGGTATCAAGcaaatctatttattttatgtttacATAATATGCTTCATAATATACATTTTCTGGTATAAATGTTAAAAACATTTCTCACAATGCAAAGGCTGCCATTTACCTCAGCGACTTTGTTGAAGAAGACGTGAAGTAACACAGGGACAACTTGGGCACACTGCACGACTCGCGGACTCGCAGCCATCTCAGACAGGACCTCATGGAGCATGTTCAATCTGTGACACACAAGCAAACCTTTTCACCAAGAGCACCAGGTACAAGCAGTGATCGTAATAGTGTCATTTTACCAGCATCTAGGCCAATAGATAAAATGCCGgtacataataataacaactatCTTAACACTGTATTCAGAAACTTGACCTTTGTGTGAGATTTGCAAAACAAACTGTGAGCCATATTGCATGGGATCTTTAAAGACCTCCTCGAAAAAATATTCCCACAGGTAGTACTACTCACCTGTCTATGGTGTCCCCGGAGCCAGACTCTGGCCGGAGGATGTACAGAAAGAGGCCTCTGTAAGATGGTTGCCTGAAAGCCTCTAGAGCGCTGGCGATCTTGGAGCCATGGTCCCACAGCACACGCTCAAAGGCCTGGTAGGTGGCCGACCTGCacaataatagtaataacacaTTTATTCAAGCCTGAATAAAAGGCTTGGCTAATGGAAGAGCCTGCTTAGTATGCTTGCAGAGTAAAGACATGCAGAGTGACACCATTTGAGCAAGCCAAGCCCTGCCTTAGGTCACAGGTCTCTGGAGAAACATTTCCAGACTCCAGACTGTTTATCTTCGTGCTGCTGTTGTTACACTGAGAATTTCAAAACAGATCTCCCTGTAACGTCTGTTGGCTTTGGGAATGGGATGTACCCCTGCTCCAAGATTTAAAGAGACAACACAAGTTTTCAGACCACTCAAAGCTGACTATCCTTGTTTACAATTTGTCCCATTAACTGTAAAAAAATGGTCAGCAATATTTGCAGCAAAATTGGATTGAGCCCGTTCAGTGCTTTTTTGGAGCCAGAGCATGCCTGGAAATATAAAATTGGCCAGGTCCACAAAGAATGGTCCATATTTGGTCAGTTTTGGTTTCTTTCAGTGGCTTCACCTTTGGCAGTGTTTATATGGTCAATTACCATAATTCCCCACCAATTAACTGAGGTTTATACCTTGATTTTGCACgatttcagctatgaggttaacacacaatgcctttctt
Encoded here:
- the mmd2a gene encoding monocyte to macrophage differentiation factor 2a isoform X1; protein product: MDFKKTKYGRFMNSRVPPTKRYQPTEYEHAANCATHGLWIIPSILGGTLLYFQSDDHWKSVTAWMYGSGLSCLFIMSTMFHTISWKKSHLRAMEQRFHMCDRMAIYFFIAASYAPWLNLRELGPWAAHMRWVVWIMACLGSAYVFFFHERYKILELLCYVTMGVVPALVLLSMANRDGVMELSVGGVFYCLGVVFFKSDGLIPFAHAIWHVFVAIGAAIHYYAIYAYLYSTESGYMKTSR
- the mmd2a gene encoding monocyte to macrophage differentiation factor 2a isoform X2, with protein sequence MNSRVPPTKRYQPTEYEHAANCATHGLWIIPSILGGTLLYFQSDDHWKSVTAWMYGSGLSCLFIMSTMFHTISWKKSHLRAMEQRFHMCDRMAIYFFIAASYAPWLNLRELGPWAAHMRWVVWIMACLGSAYVFFFHERYKILELLCYVTMGVVPALVLLSMANRDGVMELSVGGVFYCLGVVFFKSDGLIPFAHAIWHVFVAIGAAIHYYAIYAYLYSTESGYMKTSR